Below is a genomic region from Brassica oleracea var. oleracea cultivar TO1000 chromosome C9, BOL, whole genome shotgun sequence.
CATAGTATAAACTTCATACCATGCTAATATTATCTTCTTCTTTTTGTTTTTGTTTCTTCTCTATTCCTCGTCTTTGTGATGATTCTTGAGTGCTGAGCTAATTGTGTGTATTTAAAATCTGAGACTGAGAACTTCAGAGGCAAGGCCACAGCTGAGGGGATAGTTGCATACTTCGTTAATCCGGGTAAAACCAAACGAGATGTACAATGTCCCAAAGTTAAAAAATAAACACAAAGAGTAGCATATGCGGTACAAATGTGCAGACCGAGTGAGCAGATCGCTGTCTTAATTTTAGGGGCACAATGAAATGATCTGTGGAATCTTCAAAGATGAAATAAACGGAAATATAATACTCTCTCCGTTTCAAAATAGATTATATTTTGGAGAATTTAAAATGTTTCAAAATATTTGATATTTTGATATTTATATATTAATTTTAGTTTTACAGAAAACTGTGTCATCAATGATGTTTTATAGTTGTTTTTATGATTGGCTGAATTAATTTTACTTTATATTTTAATGTTACTTTTTAGAAAAAAATATATGCCTTAATTCTTGTGTATTCGATTAAAACATGAAAGTATTTTGAAGTAGACTGAGTATGAAAAACCAGCCTGCAATTTAAATTTAATACAGACAATATTATTATTCACAATAAAGAGCGCCTTGTTTTAGGGATCTCCACATTCAAGCATTGGATCCACGATGCAGAGAAAAAAATGAAAGTAATTTAATAAGCATATATCTCTACATGATCCATTGATTTATGGATCAACTAAAATGGAAGTAAATATATAAGAATTGACAAAATTTAGTTTCAAAAAGAAAGAAATACTGATAAAGATTTAATGAATTGTACGCAGATTCCAACTTTCCCAATCATTGTGTAGTCACTTCAATTTTTGCCAGCTAATAAGTGATCCATTTCAGAGAAAAAATAGAGGGTACAAATCTAAACTATTCAGAAAGTTAGGGGGGTTTATAAAAATATGACAGCTAATAAGAAGAGAGAGAGGGAGAGCCTTTCGTCATCTTTATATAAATACTCTCCCCTCCCTCACTTTTCCCGTCTTCTTCTTTCTCCCAGACTCTTCTCGTTTTCACCTGAGGAAAAAAAGAAGAAACTCTCTCACTCTCTCGATCGCTTAATCGCCATGAGTCTGTTTGGATTGGGAAGGTTAGTTTCTTCTTTCTATGCGTCAATTTTGTGTTCAATTAAGATAAGGCGATATAGTTTGCAATCTCAGATCTGTTTTGAATAATATGATATGAAAGCTAGTGTTGATCTTGTTTCTTCTGTGATCCATTCCTGGTACATTTGTATTGTGCAGGATCACCAAATCTTGTTGTGATTTTTGTTTTTCCCTGATCGAATCCTTTCAATCAGAATAAATATCGAATCAGAATATATGATCTAAAGTTCCTGTGGTTGCTGATTCGTTTCTTATTGTTTGGCATACAAAAATTTGATTTTAATTTTTGTATGAAATTGATGATTCGTCATATTATGAATTTGTTATTTGGCCAGATCTTACAATGAACATTTTTCTTGATTAAATCACAGCCTTTGCTTACTGATTCGGTTTCTTAAGATTTTGATGATTTTGGTTTGATAACGTTACTTCCTTTTTTTTTTTTTTTAATTATTCATAGAAATCAGAAGACGTTCCGTCCTAAGAAGAGCGCACCTTCTGGAAGCAAGGTGCCTGTTGTTGGTATCTTTGATAATCAAGCTGTTGTCATTAGATGAATTAATGAACTCTTAAGGTTTCTGTGATATGTATATAGGGTGCACAGCTTCGACAGCATATAGATGCCACTTTAGGAAGTGGCAACTTGAGAGAAGCTGTTCGACTTCCTCCTGGAGAGGATGCCAACGAATGGCTTGCTGTCAACAGTCAGTCTCTCATGCTTTAAACTTTTTTTTTTTTTTGGGGATAAATGCTGATCATTGCTTTTATATTCTTGAAATAAATTTTGTTGATATTTTACCCTTTTATTTTTTTTTTTGTTGCGTGTTTCGTTTCAGCTGTGGATTTCTTTAATCAGGTGAACTTGCTCTATGGTACCCTTACCGAGTTCTGCACTCCTGATAACTGTCCTACTATGACTGCTGGCCCCAAGTATGCTTCTCCTTTATTATCTCTTTTTTTCAAAAAAATTGAATCTATTCTTCTGAGGTTCATCCAGCAAACTCATTAATCTCTTCAAAACCCATAATTGTTTACCTCACACGGTGATTAATATAATTTGGGTTTAGTGAGTGATTATGCATATTCATTTGTTATCATGCAAGGAAAAGCTAAATGTTAATTTCACCGTTTCTGTTTCGTTCTGACTTCAAAATCGAGATGACAGTTTATCTATTAATACAATGAACGCTTCCAACTATGAACCTATGTGCTTCATCATTCATCTTGCTATGGATTCCTTCTTTTGACAAGTAACAAAACATATTTGGCAGGTATGAGTATAGATGGGCAGATGGTGTGCAGATCAAGAAGCCAATAGAGGTTTCTGCTCCAAAGTATGTCGAGTATTTGATGGATTGGATCGAGACCCAACTCGATGATGAGACTTTATTTCCTCAAAGGCTTGGTAATTGATAATAAATAATAATAATTATTGTCCATGAGAGCTAAAAGAGAATATATCGACTACTACGTATCCTAATAATGTTAATTTTATTGTGTGAACTTTGCAGGAGCACCATTTCCTCAGAACTTCAAGGATGTGGTGAAGACAATATTTAAACGACTGTTCCGCGTGTATGCCCACATATACCATTCTCATTTCCAGAAAATCGTTAGCCTTAAAGAAGAAGCTCATCTCAACACTTGCTTCAAACACTTTATCCTCTTTACTCATGTGAGTTTCTCCTCTTTCTAATTTTTAAGGGTGTGAAATAATTAGGAAATGTTTTATACAAATATTGCACTGAAATACAATTTTCTACCAACATAAAAAAAGTATTGAAAGCTTTATACTAATATTCTGTAGATTGTTTAAATTGTTTCCTTAACTTTGGGGCCATTGGTGGTATTGGGCAGGAGTTTGGACTGATTGACAAGAAAGAACTGGCGCCTCTACAAGAGCTCATAGAATCTATCATTTCACCTTACTGAGCAAAACGCCAATTTCAGATTTTAAAATCAAAAGAAATAAATTATAAATGGTAATGGTAATATGGTTTTAAATTATAAATCTATCCGTTTGTTTCCTTCCTAATTTCTCTGTAAAATTTAAACATTTACTATGTAAGAAATCCGATGTCGACTACCGACCCTTTCATGTGAAAGAAAAAGGAACTTTACATTATTTTATTGATTTTTACTCTTTTTTAAAAATGATGATTTATATTTACCGTTAAGCATCTCGAATCAAACAACACTCTTCAACCATCATTATTAGCCACATTGGACTTACGCCTGTTAATGGAACGTGAAAAAGGGTGCAAAAGCTGGCATGAGTAGTCAATTAAATGAAATTAAAAATCCTTAAAATTAACTGTACAGTTTCAGATTTATTCACTTTACTTATTTTCTCTTAATTAAATTTCACTTACACATTTAGCTTTCGAGTTTTTTTTTTGTTTTTTTGGGTTTTCTCTGATAAAAGTTGAAATTTTCGTTATCGTTTTGAAAATTTCGTGATTATACAGGAATTTCAAACCTTTTGCGAACTGATCATAAATCTTCAGAAAAAGAAACAGAGAATCAAACCGCCAGATTCCTTGGCCAATGATCCAATCACGTCTTTGATCTCACGCGGGAAGTACACTTTTCCGATTTGGATCTAAGATTCCGATTTCTGTGGGACATTGTTTGTCCCTTAAATATCTTCTTCGTCTTTGGGTGTGAGAAGGTAGAAAAATGTCAAAGATTGTGTACGAGGGATGGATGGTGAGATACGGAAGGAGGAAGATCGGACGATCCTACATTCATATGAGGTACTTCGTGTTGGAGCCTCGTCTTCTCGCGTATTACAAGAAGAAGCCACAGGATAATCAGGTGAACCATCCCCCCCCCCCNNNNNNNNNNNNNNNNNNNNNNNNNNNNNNNNNNNNNNNNNNNNNNNNNNNNNNNNNNGTATATATTATCTTTTGATCACAATTGCGTGTAGATCTCTGCGGATGGCTGATTTGCCGAAATCGAGAATATGATGGGTTGTTGAGGAGCTACAGAGACTTGACTTAATTCTTAAAATAAATTATTGCTGAAGCTTCTCTAATGGATGATCTTTTTACTTGTTGACGTAGCTTCCTATCAAGACGATGGTGATTGATGGCAACTGTAGAGTTGAGGATCGAGGCTTGAAGACTCATCATGGTCACGTCAGTCTTCTTTTTTTTTTTTTTTTCTTTAAATCCTTTTTGTTATTACCATATCCATATGCCGACTAGTTTTAGTGCTTATGCGTCATTTACTGTAGAATGTGGTTTTGCTTAGTCAAATTTCTCTGCTTGATGTTTGTGGCAACCTTTTTTATTTAGGCTTTGGACTCTACTTGCTTTTCTGAACTTGTGAAGTTCACATCACCATACTGATGGTTTTTGATGGCTGAGTTCTAAATATTTCTGGACAAATGAACAGTGTATTTAATTGGGAAATGTACTAACTCTTGAGAATCAGTTGATATAGGTTCCCTCGTGCCAAGTTTATTTATCCCCTATCATATCCTTCACTGCAATTTCTTATCTTCTTCGACTCTGTTTTCGCAGATGGTTTACGTGTTGTCTGTTTATAACAAGAAAGAAAAAAGCCACAGAATCACGGTATCTTTTCTTTTCTTTCTGAGAATAGATCACATTAGTTTTATCTTGTTAGTATGCATTTTAATGCTTCTTGTTAGTTCATCGGGTGTATGTATCCTCTTGCTAGATGGCGGCGTTCAACATCCAGGAAGCTTTAATGTGGAAGGAAAAAATCGAGTATGTCATTGATCAGGTCTGTCATTTCTGTCTCGTGGAATCACAAACTTTTCTGCCATATCTTTAAGTTTCTGTCTTTGTACCATAGGGTAACTATTATCAGGCAAAAATGAGGACACCTCTGTATCTGCCTGTGTTGTTTATCCCAAATCTGTAGATTGGTGCTTATCTAACAATGCCTTTGTGTGTTTGTGATGTTGCAGCATCAAGACTCCCTAGTTCCTAGTGGTCAGCAATATGTTTCTTTTGAATATAAGCCTGGGATGGATGTTGAAAGGACTGCTTCATCGTCAGACCATGAAAGCCCGTGAGTGCTTAGTTGACATTATTTCTTTATTACTGCAAGCATGTTAAATTTTGTCTGTCAACAACTCATTTGCTTGGGTTGCTTGATCATATGTTTCTCTGCCTTAGTCATAAGTTATCGTCATGGAGTACAATTATCTCCTCTTCCTTCACAGAGAGTAAATCTGACATGTGTTGAGGATTGTGGTCTTTATTACGTAAAAGAAAGTTGTGGTTTGCCGATAATGATCATGAAATAAGCTTGAAAGATGGATCATGTTAAATACTAATAGTAAGCTAATCATCATTCTTAATATTAGATGCCTTTTCAATTCTGTTATGTTAGCTCCGAATCTTTCTAAGAATGTGACAAATGCCAGAAGATGCTAATCTAGTGCTGTATGTGGATAGTGATCAGAATCGTTTGATATATTATTTCTGTTGATGAATGGCACTGTATACTTATATTTATGTAGAAATATTATTTTCAATTTTCTTCAGGTTCAGTGCGCTGGAGGATGAAGATGACTCTCGACCTGATTTATTGAGGAGGACAACTATTGGAAATGGTTTTTCCTAATTCATTTCTACATGGACTAATCTGTTCAGCAGCGATCGTGAATGTAATCTAATTACCTCAAACAAACGTGCAGGCCCTCCAGAATCTATATTTGACTGGACTAAGGAGTTGGGTTCCGAGTTGTCTAACCATAATTCCAGCAACCAAGCATTTTCAAGAAAACACTGGCGTCTCCTTCAGTGCCAAAATGGTTAGTGGTTATGCATGGTTTCTGAAAGTATCATCATTTCTGCAAGGCATTAGAGTTGTGTTTTGGATCTATATCCCTCCTAAGATTTGTGCCTGTTATCTGCTTCAGAATAAATTTCCACTGCTATACAATCTGTATATCAATATCAGTGAATGATAAAGGTTGAAGTTGGGCCTAATCTTCCCTCTTATACATTTGGCAGGGCTTCGGATTTTTGAAGAGCTACTTGAAGTTGACTATCTTGTATGGAGCGCTTAATAGCTTTTTATACTTATGGCATTACTTCTATTGACTACATAGTCAGTTTATTTAGTCAAAAAAACATCATTTGCAATGCTAAACATGCAGCCAAGAAGCTGCAGCAGGGCAATGAAGGCTGTTGGTGTAGTGGAGGCCACATGTGAGGAAATATTTAAGCTTGTGATGAGCATGGATGGCACTCGATATGAGTAGGTCTTTCTCCATCTTCTTTATTCTCATTCATATTCAGGATAAAAGAGAGCATTTGTATTGTGTTCTTCTTTTTATCCAATTTCTTATAGTTAGAGGCTTCGTTGTCTGGAAAATTTTAATTAGATATTTTGTAGCAGTTAAACAGAGTCACTAACGTTGGGCTACGATAGTGTCTAAACCAAACTCTCTATCAATATTCAATACTATGTGAGCTAGAGTATCTTTCTTGTGTTCTCGTCTGTGATCTGAAGCTCTCAGTTTCCATCTTTTCTTATTGTCTGGCAGGTGGGACTGCAGTTTTCATAATGGGAGATTAGTAGAAGAGGTGGATGGTCACACAGCAATACTCTATCACAGACTTCTGCTCGACTGGTTTCCAATGTAATATTGAACTCGGAAAATAATCGTCCAATAATACTCGCACATCTCGGTCAATTGCTTACAAAACTAGAGATCTGATTCAAAATCAACCAAATCTTTCTGTCACACCCTCTACGAAATACACCAGTTATCTTGGGGCCTCTTGGTTTTCTGCAGATTTTCATTTATTTTGTTTACCACAGTCCATTCTTCTGAAGAAAACAGTGGGAAGGATTTACAGGACCGTTATAATGCTTACTATTTGCAATCCTCTTGTTCAGTCAGAATATTACCAACTTCTCTCCAGGAGCTCTGTTTTATTTAACTCATACTATCAAAAATGGCTGCAGGGTTGTGTGGCCTCGTGACCTCTGCTATGTTCGTTATTGGCGTCGTAATGACGATGGAAGCTATGGTATCTCCCCTTCCCCTTTTACTTATGCTAGAAACTGGACAGCCTCTTTTATATATCTAGTTTACTTATTTATCTTGCTCTTTCTGTGAAGTGGTATTGTTTCGTTCTAGGGAGCACGCTAATTGTGGTCCGCAACCTGGGT
It encodes:
- the LOC106315594 gene encoding MOB kinase activator-like 1A — encoded protein: MSLFGLGRNQKTFRPKKSAPSGSKGAQLRQHIDATLGSGNLREAVRLPPGEDANEWLAVNTVDFFNQVNLLYGTLTEFCTPDNCPTMTAGPKYEYRWADGVQIKKPIEVSAPKYVEYLMDWIETQLDDETLFPQRLGAPFPQNFKDVVKTIFKRLFRVYAHIYHSHFQKIVSLKEEAHLNTCFKHFILFTHEFGLIDKKELAPLQELIESIISPY